Part of the Panicum virgatum strain AP13 chromosome 4N, P.virgatum_v5, whole genome shotgun sequence genome is shown below.
CTCCCACAAAATCCAATGCAAGCCATGAGGGGTTTTCAACTTCTGGTCCTAGTGGCCTTGCTTATTGGGGAGTTGCACTGCGCAAGAACAGCATCAGCACCACCAGCAGACGCCCCAGCAACATCACCACAATCTCCCGAGCCACCACCAGCAGATCAGCAAACCCCACCACAGGCGCCGGGGCCATCGCCTCCGTCGCCACGCCAACGGGGATCCCCACATCGACGACCAACAGCACCACCTACGCAGGATCCAGCACCACCGAAGCAggaaccggaaccggaaccggaaccggaaccAGCACCGCCGCGGCTGGTTGTGCCACCAGAGGACTCTCCTGCGCCGGCAACACCCGGAATGATCAACCACACTACGGGTTGCACCACTCTCCTTGTACTTGGGGACTCAACCGTGGACCCTGGAAACAACAACCACCTGCCCACCACAGCCAGGGCAAATTTCTTGCCCTACGGCTTGAACTTCTACGGGCGCAGGCCCACTGGCCGATTCACCAATGGCCGGTTAGCCACAGATATGTTAGGTAAAAAAAATGCATATTCTCTGCATCTGCTCTTGCCTATGATACGTACTATTTCTTTGATTCACAACATGGACTGGAGTAGATATGCATAGCGGTACAACAAAATTAAGCGCATGCAGTAGGCTCTTTTCATCAGTAAATATATGCAGCAAGGAAACAGCTAGCTACAACCTCTAGGATAAAGGAAGCAAACTATGAACAGTAATTCTACAAAATCATGCAAACATATCCCTCCTCTGGATAGTTGATATACGATGCTCAGGGGATATATATGTTCTGCCTGAACAAAGAAGAATACAGGAAAAGAAACGTATTGTCCTAGTTCCATGGCGCCTACTTTTAAGAATACTTAACTGAGAGCTTTGATGTCATGCAGCGGAGAAGCTAGGTATAGGGAGAACTATTCCAGGCTTCTTTGACCCAAGCCTGAGGCTGGCCCAGCTCAGGAGGGGTGTAAGCTTTGCATCGGGAGGCTCTGGATACGACGACAGCACTGCCAACAGAATAGTAAGTGATCATAATACAATGCAAATGCAGTAAGATCCACCTTAACAGATTTGTAAATTCCAACCAAGTGTGTCACATGATTAAAACAAAAATTATTGATTCATTCTTTTCACTGATAAAGCTATGATAGACTTGATGAAGATCAAAATCAAATCAGATTATTCAAATGTTATTACTTATTACAGTACCATAGATACAGTAGATGAGGCAATAGAGCagattttctttgatcttcatGTTATACATAGTGCTGTGAGCAAGGTTACTTTGAGGTTCTGAACTACTAACCAGCTAAGCTTCCTACTTACAGAATGTGGTGTCATTCTCTGCACAACTGCGCAATCTTTTCCGTTACAAGCTACTCATCCGAACATTGCTTGGACCAAGAAGAGCAGAGCGACTTATTAACAGGGCTACCTTTGTGATAAGCTCTGGTACAAATGATATGCTTTCTGTCTATCTTGCATCAAATCGATCGAATGCGATTAGTATGGAAATGTACGAGAATCACCTGATAACACGTGTTGCAAATTACACCCAGGTACGCATCTCCCTTTTCGAACAAGCATCTGGTATATATGTTCTCCTTCTCCGTTATAATTTGTAGCGCATATTTACCATATATCTCAGGCTATGATAATGCTTGGAGGAaggagatttgtttttgttggacTGCCCCCAATGGGTTGCTTGCCAATTGCCCGAACTTTGGTCGGCACAGGATCGGACAGATGTGATGAGACATTAAATCAGCTTGCAGCTTCATTCAACTCGAAGCTAGTTCAACTGTTGAGTTTCATAAATTATCAGCGCCAAATTAGAACCTCATACATAGATACGTATACAACCATACATGCCGCAACAGTGGATCCTAAGACCTTCGGTACGCATCATTTCCCTTAATTTCTAGCAGGCACAAGATCGAAGTAATCTTTTTATGACCTAGCTATCTGATTGCTTGTGTTTTTGGAATGGTAGACCTAACAGAAGTATCAAGAGGGTGCTGCGGATCAGGGGTAATTGAAGTAGGGCAAACATGCCGAGGGCGAAGAACATGTGGAGACCCCAGCAGGTACTTATACTGGGATGCTGTCCATCCAACAGAGAGGACAAACCAGCATTTCGCGAACGTGATGATGGATTCTATTAGAGAACTCTATAGCTAGACTGAGTGAAGAGAGGGCCGTGATTTGGAGTCACAGCTTCACCAGACTCAGACATGAAGGGGCGGCTAGTTTTTATCGGAGTCATGTGTATCCAAATGTACTAGAGTTAATATATAGCTGAATTTGAATGGCCCTTATGGCCATTTGTATCACAAAGTGacaaaccgtattgtgatgctGATGATGATGGAATAGATAGGATTAGTGATATCTTATTAGAAATGTGCATCGCTATGTATGGAATCACACCAGAAAGCCATATCTTGTTTTCCTGAAACTAGCTCCCCACTGTAGTAGGCCCTGAAACGAGCTCCCCAGTGTAGTAGGCGAGAGGAATAGCGATTAAGGCGAGGGCAGTTACCATGGctatatcctttggtttccgcCAGGGAGAGGTACGGGATCTGCCGGAGTCCGGAACAGAGAGATGGTTTGCTGAGGCGGCCAGCTGGAAGTGGGCAGGCAGGACACGTCTTGGCAGCCTCTGGCAGTTCCTTCCTTGTCACTCCAAAGAATCTGTGTAGAGAGATCAGTCTAAGCAAACCAAGCCAAGTAGATGTAGTAGTGCTATAAGATGATGCATGGATTGCAGATCATTCCCTCTGCTCGTGTTGGCATCACACAGGCAGGTGTTCATCAGGATCATGCAATCAATGCTCCCTACAGTCCTCTCTGCAAGGACAACATTAGGGCAACCAAACAATAACAAACAAGCCGGAAAACAAGGCAAATTAGCTTTGCAACGCACATGCAGTTTATCGATGCTAGTAAGATCAACACCTCAACATATCAAAACATCACAATATCCATTATCATCACCCATCACCATCACCATGTTACAAAGGCTTTGAAGCAGACGTCAAAACAGAAACTGATTCATAAACACCCAATGAGAGAATAGCATTAAGATAGACCAGGCCTCGCCTCGGAAAGCAACAGCCAGACAGACCACTTGCTGCAGCTGTGCTTGCCGCTGCTGCTGTACATAATTATCCTGCTTCTTCAACATATCTTAAAGCTAACAAGTTCCGATCGCCAGGATAACTAAAAGGAGCCTACTGCTACGGTCGCCTTACTGAAATCTATGTCCACAGCCTGAATTCATTCAACAGAGGGTCATATGACTCTACTCAATCATCTTCCTCCGCCACGTCCACCAGTTCGTACTCCACCAGAGACATGTTGTTGTCTTCCTTCACCTTGAAGTCAGCAGCATCAGTCACATCAATCCTCCCCCACTTGTCCACTGCCAGCCGCATGGTCCCCTTGAACATGTCAATCTTGGCATTGCGGAAGATCACTGTCGTATCCGGCTTCAGAAGGTCAACTGTCCCCCcaagaaaaggaaataaagcAAGGCTAGGTCAGTCGCAAGTCACATTGTGCACATTACACCAACAGTGATGAATATCACAAAACTACTTGCGTAACACATTTACATAAGGTTTCATCATGGTATATACCAAACTAATGAATTGAAATGACGCAAGTATTACGCGGACTTCAGCTAGCAAGGTATAACGGATAATGTTGGTATATAAAAAAAAAGCCAAATAGCATGTTTGGTGGGCCGGTTGTTTCTGCATGGCCACTAAAGCGTACACCTATGTCATTAGCGCCGACATGTGTTAGTAGTCATCCACAATTGAACACAATGAAGCCTAAAGCATGTACGAGATCAATCAACATAACAAAAATTGCTGTGTGTGAAACGCCAGTCCTATGCAAATATATAGAGTGAACAAGTAGCGGGGGCTATGTATGGGTGAACAAGTAGCAGAGGCTATATATAGGCTACATAGCCTATTATAGAGTACTTAAAAGCTTGGAGTGCGAACTACACCTAACGGGTCATGTAACAGGAGCGGCATATTACAACGGCGTGATAagaagcgcgcgcgcgcgcgcgcacacacacacacacacacacagagatcTATGCAATGCAGTGGTGCACAGATCTGCAATGGTACCAGATCGAATCCCAGTAGAGCCAAGACAAAGCAGTTAACGGATCCGGTTGCAGATGGGTCGACGGCACGACTGGTGATCAAGGGCCAAGGAATAGTAATAGACGAGGAGGAGGTGCGGGGGCGGTACGTACTCTGGTCGTTGCGCGCTGTGACGAGGATGGTGCCGGTGTGGTCTCCGACGAGGCACTCGGCGACGCGGGTGCGTCCGAGGTGCGGGGAGTGCTTCTCGAGGACGGTGCGGGCGGAGAGGACGCGGGCGGTGAGGGTGTGGCCGTGCGTCTGGGGGCGCAGCTGGTCGATGGTGGTGAAGACGGGCTTGCGCAGGGGCACCGGCGCGGCGGGGGGGCCGCGGCGCACGTAGCCGGTGCCGGGGGGTGGGGGCCCGCGGCGGAAGGAGCCGCGCCTCGCAGGCGTCGACATCGGCGGTGATCCTCCCTCCTAaaccctagcggcggcggcggcggggttgcAGTTGGTGGCGGCGGATACGAGAAGACAACTTGCTGCTGTCGGGGGTCTCGGCAACTGCCAGGTGGGGTGGGATGGGGTGGGGGTACTACAAGACGCCACGCCACCAGCAGCGGAAGGCGATTCGACGCCTGACATGCGTGGCATGGTGGGCTGGGCCGAAACCAGAGACTAGTTGGGCTGCATCTGAAGCGTGGGCCGCCCGTCCGTCTCCATTATTTGTTGATGAATTCACACCACACGGGCCAAGGTGACAGTCAATTCGCTCCACCAGAAAAGAACACATGCATCTCCAAGAGTGCTAAAAAATTAGAGTCCAAAAATTCTGGTTATGAAATCTTGTCAAAAAatattgggagtaaaaaaaagcaactcctccaacagtttccAAAATTACTTTCCCAAAAAAAAGATCGAGCCCCTCCTACCTCACCCCCAGGCACCTTGACTCGAATCAATCACGCGTTGAGGGATGGAAAATGAGCGAGAAACGCATGGGAACGTACTTTTCTTGGCCTGCAGCAAGCTCCTGCCCGTACATCCAGGGGCGTAGACAGGGGTCCCTGGGTCCTAAATTTACATTGAAAActtgaattttgattaaatttttatataaattagcatGGTTGGACTCccataataatgaaaaaaaacaaattcctggctccgcTCCTGCGTACATCCGGCACTCTTCTTGGCGGagaggagccgccgccgtcgatggaGTGGATCTATGTATCACCGATACGCAATACGGGTACGGCGATACGGCGATACGTGAGTTTAAAAAACGACATAGTGGTAGTATAGAGAGAGTATCGGAGTATCGAAGTATCGGATACGCAAGTATCGGATACGGGTACGGCTGGGTTAGTGAAGTATCGGTGATTCATAGGAGTGGATCTGGCGGCGGATGGACAGGATGGGACCGTGTGGGGCGCACCATCGCGGCTGGTCCTCATCGCACGGACGGGGGACGCGGAAGGGAATTGGGAGCAAGGTGGCAGGCTGAGGTGCGGCAGGGAAGGAAGGGCACGGGTGGGGCGGTGTCGAAGGATGGCAGGCGGCTCTGGAAGGTGGgatggagcgcggcggcggctaaaCTGGTAGGATGACGAAGGAAAATGGCGCGACTAGGAGGGAAAACGCGCGGGGGAGGCGTGCGGGAAGCGAGAAACGGCGGGCATCGGCGATGAATTTCGGGATTGGGAGCGACCGAGCGCCATTGAATATTTGGGTCCGGAGAGTGCTTGTTTTGGGCGAGCCAAAATATTGGGTAGAGGATTGGGCCACTGTTGGAGTTTTGATTTTCAGTTTTTTACCCAAAAGTTATTATTAGGAGTATTTTTTGGGCActcttagagatgctctaaATCGCTTTCTTTGCTTGGCTCAAAAGTATAGATGAATGCCTCTATTATTTTGTCTATCTATCCTATTTGTTTGGATCGTAGCTATATTGTGCGACAGACATTCTGAAAATACGCTaatcaatatatttatatagctTTTCATAGCAGTATACATATATAGTTGCTAGTATATATATACTCCTTCTGTCTTAAAAAACAAATCATCTTAGAATCTATGGAACAAATTAATAAGCCATCTTAGAAATTTTAGAACAAattaataaaaagataaaatgaTCATATTTGCTTCTATAAGACGTGCAGCCTTAGTATTTGTAGGGCGCATGATCATTTTCAGGTTTTCTCCCAATATAAGACGTGCAGCCTTAGTATTTGTTACTATGAATTAACTCACGGAAGCAATTAACTCACAGAAGCTGAGCAGCCCAGCGACGGGAATAAAAATGGACCGATCTCTGTATTTTCTCCATCCATTCCATCCTGATCCTTTCTGTTTTCTTCCCATGGCTagcgctcccgccgccggcaaCAAGGTCGTCCTCTCTGACGACGGCTGCGGCGAGGTCGTCCGCTCCGATGGTGATGGCGCCCGCGCTGACGGCAACGAGGTCGTCCGCTCCAATGGTGGCGGCGAGATCGCCCGCGCTGACGGCAACTTGGTCGTCCtctccgacgacgacggcgaggtcgtCCTCTCCGACGGCAAAGAGGTCGTCCTCACCGACGACGGCTGCGAGATCGTCCGCTCCAACGGCAACGAGGTCCTTTCCGACGACGGCAGCGAGATCGTCCGTTCTGACGCTGGAACATTGAGATCAATTCCATGAACAGGGTGTGGATCTGACATGGCTAAGTGGAGCTGAAGGAAAGGAGTGGCGATGGGAACAGGATAGCTGGGCAGGCCTATCTGTGCACATGAATTCCATTTGCTTTGGCGCGGATTGAAAATTTTAGATGCAATTCAAAATTTCGGTGGGAACTGACGTCTCCTGAGAGGGATGAGCGCGAGAACGGGAAAGTTTTTGGCGACGGGAAAAAAATAAGCGCTTGAAGGAAAGGGATTTAGATTTGGCGAGGGAAAAAATAAGCGCTTGCAGAATTTCGCGCGACGGGAGAACATTTACATGCCGCCATGCAGAATTCCATTTCCATGCAACAACTCTAAGATCAAAGCGATGCCGTTTGCTCTTCACAGTATCAATGCAAATCTTTGGCACCTGTGTTATTTGCTCGTGCGCCCTACAAATGGGGAATGAGGGAGTATTTAGATTTAGGACTAATTGATTTTTGCATCCATACGCACTCCTGTGCTGTATTAGTGTGTACAAGCAAATTCTTACTGGTAGAGTAGTATCATGTCCTTGTACTTGGCCTGGCAAGCGTGGGGGTCGACACAGAGGAAGCGCCGGAGGGCGCATAGAAGGCCATCCCCACGGTGGCACAGTCGCACTAGTATGCGAGCTTCGGAATGGCAGCTTGACGAATGTACCATTTGGGAAGCTATTGCAGGTGCCTTTTGCCCATGCACGAATAGGCGCACTAGCCGGTAAACTGGCTGCAACCGCAATGGAGCAGagtggctggctggctgccgAGAGAAGCGCACAAGGAGTTGGTGCCGGCCGGCGGATGTTGTGAGTGTGGGCACGCGGCGAGCACTGAGCAGCGCTCCATTTTTTTTGGGAGTGAAGGACGACAGCTGCCATCGTTTATATTTTTCACCGCGTCAGACACACACATTAAGGATGACCCTGGGTAATGTCAGTTTCACACCGCGTCAAAAAAAAACCGCAATATCGACACAAGGCATGACATGACAGGTGCCGGATGCAAGATCGACGCAGTTTTGGAAAACTTCCAGCGATATAGATCTACATATATTGCGCTGAAGTGAATGAGTGAAATAAGCCAGGAAAGAGGCATTCTGTATGCGTGTTGTTGTGAACTAGTGATAATTCATTGCCTTATGTTTAGGTACGCAAGTCATATATGACTACGTTCATTGCTCAAGTGCATAAAAGCAATAGAATCAAAGAACTTTGTATCTGTCGAAACTATTGCCTGTTGTTTGTTTATTACCGTATGTATATGTAACCTCCAGCTGAACGCGCACCTGGGAAAGATGAAGCGGAAGTACGTCTTCAGTGCAGGAACACGTAGTGAGTCctgcggccgcctccgcctgccTGCTTGCCTGTCATCGTCTTCCTCTTCCTGCTTGCTCGCTCTCTATCCTCAATTATCTatctcccccctccctcccttatCCTCCTTGCATGCTCATTCCTTCACCATGGCTCCTCCGCCTTCCCCCATCGCCGCTTGCCGGCCCCAGGCGCTACTGACTCCCTCCGCCGCTTTTCCTCCTCCAAGCCCCGCCCTCTTCTCTCCTCGCCACCGCCactgccaccgccaccgccgacgcccTCGCCTCCCCCTCTCTTCTGCTCCTGCCGCCGCAGACGGtgacgcctcctcctccgccgtgtCCTCCGCCAACCAACGGGGACCTCCCGCTTCCTCCGTCCTCACCTTCCAGCAGGCCATCCAGCGCCTCCAGGTTCAGTTCAAGTCCTTGATCAACGCTCCCCCTTCCCGCTAATTAATTAACTTGACAAACCACACTACACCACACCACACCTACTCATCTTCTCTGCCCCCAGGACTATTGGGCCTCCGTAGGATGCGCTGTCATGCAGTGCAGCAACACCGAGGTAACCTACCTTGTTCTATTCTTCCGCATTGTCACCCCCTTGGATTGGATTGCATTGCTTTCATCGACCACTAAACTCCAGGTTGGAGCGGGCACAATGAATCCTTTGACATTTCTTAGGGTCTTAGGTCCTGAGCCATGGAACGTTGCGTAAGTTCGCCTTCCCATCCCTCATCATATTAAAATGTGTAAAGCAACTCAACTCACCCcccctttttttgtttaaattcctCCTCATTGCGCTCTATAAATTATCAATGGATATACATGACTGGCTCAAAATAATCTCCCTATAACTAATTCTCGCAATCTCAAAGTATTCAGACCACGTACTCTCTCTATGACAGTATTATATATAAGGCTAATACTAGGCCCTAATGAAACTGATATAGATGCACTTCATATCAGTTATTATCTGGTCACATCCTGCTCCAATTTCTATCGCAAATGTTTTCTTCAAGGTACGTGGAGCCAAGTATAAGACCAGACGATAGTCGCTACGGGGACAATCCCAATAGGCTTCAACGCCATACTCAGTTTCAGGTTGACTCAAGTTTCAGATACTCCATATCTTCTTTTTTTGAATTGACCAAACCATATCCGTTAGCTGATTTCAGGTATTTAATCATTCATGCCAATAGGTAATTTTGAAGCCTGATCCTGGAAATTCACAAGATCTCTTTCTGTATAGCCTTTCAGCGATAGGTATTACTAAATATGATCTAGCTTCAGTTCTATTACAAACTTTGCAACAAGAAGGAagaatagttttttttattaatgGAAGGCTCAAAGGATGCATGACAATGTTCTAATGTTCCCTCTTGCACATTTTTATGAACATAAATGAATTCAGTGATTGGTTTAATTGTTTGTCTCACAGGTATCAATGTTCGTGAACATGACATTCGTTTTGTTGAAGACAACTGGGAGAGTCCGGTGAATTTCTACCTCCTTcgggtgtttttttttgttttttgtttaatGCCGGCCCTTGTCCTGGTTGAAGTATAACTGTTTTTGCACTTGATTAGTCTCGTATATTATCATGTTGATGTTTCTTCTTATTGATGACAGGTTCTTGGTGCTTGGGGACTGGGCTGGGAGGTTTGGATGGATGGCATGGAAATCACACAGTTCACATATTTTCAGCAGGTAGATCTAACAAAAGAGTATGCATTATTTCATGATTTCCGCTCCAAATCACACGGGGACCACACGGCTGTTTGGTGTACATATCTTGGATGTGCCAAGAATGCAAACTAGACCAATACACACTCATTCGTTAAACTTTTTCTTTCAgaaacagaaaaagaaaactAGACCATCCAGGTGGAACTAGGTTGTTTGTGTTAGAGAGTTTATCTCCTCTATTGGAGTCTATCCCTTCCCCTGATTTAGGAGGTCACGGTTGAGTGTTTCCCGTGACCTTTCCTTGTGCGCCAGGTCTCCCTGATCTCCTCCCTGATCCTACTCCTATAAATCAGGTAGAGGGTGATCCTAGGTAGAGGTCTCTATATATTGTAATTCCTGTGATTCAGTTGAATACAATCCACATTCGCACATGAGGTATCAAGAGATCATCACGATCCTGTGCCAAATCGCTTCCGCTAACTCTCcctgcccgccggcgccgcctccctggTGCTTGCGCCGCCATGGCTGGCGAGTCTCCGCCGGACCCCGCTGAGGACGCCGCCGCTCAGGAGAAGGCTCGCAAGGTCCtcatcgacgccgccgccgaggctgcCAAGGCCACCGCTGCCtctcaggagcgggtccgcgccGCCCAGGACGCCCTTGCCCAGGagcgccaggccgccgccgccgcccgcgatgCCGCCTTCCCTCCTTCTGCtggtggcgacgacgacggcgccgccgacgacctCGACACCACCGACTACGAGGCCGCCGTCATCGCCAATCTCCACGCGCAAGCGGCgggcgtccagaacatccgcGCCCTCGTGCCCGTGGTTCTGGACACCCTCTCCTCCCACTACAACCGCTGGCGCGACCTCGTCGTCCTCACCCTCGAGCGGTATGCCCTCGCCGACCACGTCCTCTCAGACACCGCCCTTCCCGCCGTGCCGTCGTGGCGGCGCATGGACGCCGTCGTCCTCTCATGGGTGCTGGGCACCCTCTCCCCCGTGCTGATGGAGTCCGTCCGCAACCGCCAGGGCACGGCTCGCCGCGCTTGGATCACCGTCGAGGAGCAATTCCTCGTCAATCGTGAAGCCCGCGCcctccgcctcgacgccgaGTTCCGTGTCTTCGTGCAGGGCGATCTTTCCATCAGAGACTACTGCCGCAAGATGAAGGGGATGGCCGACGCTCTCGGCGACCTTGGCGAGGCCATCCACGACCGCACCCTCGTCCTCAATGTGCTGCGCGGCCTGAACGAGAAGTTCGCCCACATGAAGGCCCACTTCAAGTGCACCAAGCCGTTCCCCTCCTTCGACGAGGTCCGCAACGACCTCATCCTCGAGGAGATCGACTCCAGCGCGCCCACACGGTCGCCGGCGACCGCCGACCGCCCTCGTCGCAGCTCCACCGCGGCCTGCTCCCTCCAGCGCTCCCTCTGGTAGCTCCGCGGCGCCCCAGGGCGGCTCTGGCCGTCCGCCCTCCACCAGCACCGACGGCAACTCCGGCGGgggacgccggcgccgccgcggcaacGGAGGAGGCACAGGCTACGgcaacggtggcggcggcaagaCCCAGTCCGCCCCGTGGCCTTCGTTCTATAACCCGTGGACCGGGCAGATCACCTTGTGGCCCGGTCCCACAGGTGGGCCGCAGCACCATGGCGGcccagcgccgcgcgcgccgtcgccccAGGCCACGTCTCCGCAGCAGGCCATGGTGGCCGCCCCACCGGCCCACTTCACGCCTCCTCCGGCCCACTTCGTGCAGGCTGCTCCTGGGCCGTTTCTCCCGTACGTGCCGGCACTGCAGCAACAACCTGGTGCGCCTCAGCAACCTGTTCAGCAGGCGCAACCATGGACGCCGTGGACTAGCTCCTGGGATCAGCAGTCCCTTGTTAGCAACTTCATCACAGTGAGCTTCAACCCTCCCGCCGTCACTGATTGGGTCATGGACTCTGGTGCCTCCAGTCACATGACTCCAGATTCTGGTAACATCTCTTTGTTCCGCCCCCACGCTCCTCATCCATTGTTGTCGGCAATGGATCCACCTTACCTATCACAGCATCAGGCCAATCTGTTCTACCGGGACCTTTTTTATTCTTAATGATATCCTAGTTGCTCCTGATATAATTAAGAATCTCATTTCAGTTCGTCAGTTTACAATTGATAATAATTGTTCTGTCGAATTTGACCCTTTTGGCCTCTCTGTGAAGGATCTCAATTCCTGGAGCGTGATCGCCAGGTGCAATAGCTCCGGGCCTCTCTACACCTTCGCCGCCCCTACCTCGGTGCCCTGCTCTCTTGTTGCTGCAGCTCCCTCCGTCACCTGGCATCGTCGTCTTGGGCATCCTGGGCACGAGGCTCTGTCCAAATTAGCTAGCACCTCTGCCATCAgttgtaataaaattgctaGTGATTCTCTCTGTCATGCATGCCAAGTTGGCCGCCATATTAGATTGCCGTTTGGAACCTCCTCGTCGCGGGCTCTTAAGAACTCCGATTTAGTTcattgtgacctgtggacctcgcCTATCACTAGTGTGTCCGGTTACAAATATTATCCTATTATTCTTGATGACTGCTCGCACTTTCTATGGACGTTCCCACTTCGGCTTAAATCCGAAACCTTTCCCACATTGGCTAACTTTTTCTCTTATGTGAAGACACGTTTGGTTGCACCATCAAGAGCATTCAATGTGACAATGGTCGCGAGTTCGATAACTCCTCGACACGCACCTTTTTCCTCACCACTGGCGTCCTGCTCCGGATGTCGTGCCCGTACACGTCTTCTCAAAatggtaaagccgagcgtatgATTCGTTCCATTAATAACATTATTCGCTCCATGCTTTTTCAGGCCTCCCTCCCACCCTCGTATTGGGTCGagggcctccacaccgccacatACCTCCTGAACCGCCTCCCTACCAAACCCTTGGCTTTCGGTACTCCCCACTTCTCCTTGTTCGGTTCGCACCCCACCTATGCCCACCTTCGCGTGTTTGGCTGCGCATGTTACCCTAACATGTCCGCAACAGCACCGAACAAGCTCGCGCCTCGGTCAACCCTCTGTGTTTTTCTTGGCTACTCTAGCAATCACAAGGGTTACCGCTGTTTGGATCTCTCATCCAACAGAATCCTCACTTCTCGCCATGTGGTGTTCGATGAGGCCTCCTTTCCACTCGCTGGCTCTCGAACATCATCCACTGATCTTGATTTTTTGT
Proteins encoded:
- the LOC120671447 gene encoding GDSL esterase/lipase At5g45950-like; protein product: MDKFSLFTSQFLRPEDLHFYFSFSAQASRPRNTAKLAANASSHKVAQSNQLPPNRHQITFSCHTSWLSQGTAFFSFALHIYMGFCLELLLHKPAGFTSLPQNPMQAMRGFQLLVLVALLIGELHCARTASAPPADAPATSPQSPEPPPADQQTPPQAPGPSPPSPRQRGSPHRRPTAPPTQDPAPPKQEPEPEPEPEPAPPRLVVPPEDSPAPATPGMINHTTGCTTLLVLGDSTVDPGNNNHLPTTARANFLPYGLNFYGRRPTGRFTNGRLATDMLAEKLGIGRTIPGFFDPSLRLAQLRRGVSFASGGSGYDDSTANRINVVSFSAQLRNLFRYKLLIRTLLGPRRAERLINRATFVISSGTNDMLSVYLASNRSNAISMEMYENHLITRVANYTQAMIMLGGRRFVFVGLPPMGCLPIARTLVGTGSDRCDETLNQLAASFNSKLVQLLSFINYQRQIRTSYIDTYTTIHAATVDPKTFDLTEVSRGCCGSGVIEVGQTCRGRRTCGDPSRYLYWDAVHPTERTNQHFANVMMDSIRELYS
- the LOC120671451 gene encoding uncharacterized protein At4g28440-like; this translates as MSTPARRGSFRRGPPPPGTGYVRRGPPAAPVPLRKPVFTTIDQLRPQTHGHTLTARVLSARTVLEKHSPHLGRTRVAECLVGDHTGTILVTARNDQIDLLKPDTTVIFRNAKIDMFKGTMRLAVDKWGRIDVTDAADFKVKEDNNMSLVEYELVDVAEEDD